In Cellulomonas sp. JZ18, the DNA window TGGTCCGGCTCAGCGCCATCGCCCACGCCTCCGGCAGGAGCAGGTCGGCCGCCTCGGCGTCGGTGTCGGCGACGAGCACGTCGAGGCTGATCGCGACCCACGGCTCCGCGAGCTGCGCCGAGGGGCGGAAGTCGCGTCGGTACCCCGCGAGCGCCGCGAGTCCCGGCTCCGGGTCGCCCGCGACGCCGAGGACCGGCCCGCCGACGACCACGGGCAGGCCGAGCTCGGCCGCGACCTGCAGGCCGCGGCCGGTCGCGAGGACGTACATCGGCACGGGCGCCACCGGCTGCGGCCGCAGCGTGATCTCCGCGGTCCCGTCCAGGTAGGCGCGCAGCTCGGCGAGGTCGGCGGCGAAGTCCCGGTCCACCTGGCGCAGGGCGCGACGGACCGGCGCGGTGAACCCGGGCGAGCGCCCGAGGCCGAGGTCGACCCGACCCGGCGCGAAGGCGGCCAGCGTCGTGAACTGCTCGGCCACCACCAGCGGCTGGTGGTGCGGCAGCATCACGCCGGCGGACCCGATCCGGATCCTCGTCGTCGCCCCGGCGACCGCCGCCAGCAGCACGGCCGGCGCCGACCCCGCGACACCGGGCACGCCGTGGTGCTCGGCCACCCAGAACCGGTCGTAGCCGAGCCCTTCCACGCGGGACGCGCGGGCGACCGTGCCGCGCAGCGCCGCGGCGTCGTCCTCCCCCGCGCGCGTGCGCGACCGGTCGAGCAGGGAGAGGCGCGGCTGGTCGGTCACGCCACGTGCAGCGTCGCGGACCCGGCGGATCTTCCGCCGGGCCCGGTCGGCGTCAGGCCACGCCGTCGGACAGCGCGTCCGTCAGCAGCCCCACCAGCGCGTCGACCTGCACGTCCGCGGACGACGTGACGTCCTCCTCCGCGGCCCCGTCGAGCGCCCGCGCGGCCAGCCCGGACTTGCTGTCGATGAGCTCGGCGATCCTCGCGTCGATCGTCTGGGCGGCGATGACGCGCCACGCGGTGACGGGCTCGGCCTGGCCGATGCGGTGGACGCGGTCGATCGCCTGCGTCTGCTCCGCGTAGGTCCAGGACAGCTCGGCCAGCACGAGGTTGGACGCGACCTGGAGGTTGAGGCCCACGCCAGCGGCGGTGAGGGAGCAGACGACGACCTGCACCTCGGGGTCCTCGACGAAGGCCTTGATGTTCTTCTCCCGCACGCGCGTCGTCTGCTCGCCGCGGATCGAGGCGTACCGGATGCCGCGGTCGGCGAACGTCTGCTCGGCGGCGTCCATGACGTCGACGTGCTTGGCGAAGAACACGACCTTGCCGACGTTGCGCGCCAGCTGGGCGGCGTAGTCCGCGGCCAGCCCGGCCTTCGCCTGCCCGATGCGGCGCACCATGGTGAACACGTTGTCGCCGCCGGTCTTCGAGCTCGAGTCCTTGAGCTCGGCCGCCGCGACGCGCCGGGCGAGCTCGCGGTCCACCCCGTGCACGACGGCGCCGCCCCCGTCCCGCGCCTCCAGCGCCGCCCGGTAGCGGGACACGAGCCGGCGGGCCAGCGCCTCCTCCGCGGCGCGGACCGAGCGACCGGCCGCGCCGTCGAGCTCGACGGGCAGGTCCGCGACCCGGCGGGCGGGGATGTCGGCCACCACGTCGGCCTTGCGGCGGCGGACGATGCCCATGTCGATGACGGCGGCCCGGGCCGCGGCGGAGAAGCCGCGGTCGGCCGGGGTCAGCCCCGTGTCCTCCAGGGCGGTCATCAGCCGGCCGAGCGGCTTCTCGTCGTCGATCCAGCCGAGGTACTGCCAGATCGCGCGGAAGTCCTCGATGTCGTTGATCAGCGGCGTGCCGGTCAGCGCCATGAGCAGCGGCCGTGCGGTGCGCTCGCGGATGCGCTCGGAGAGCGCGAGCACGTGCTGCGAGCGCTGGGACGTCTTGTTCTTGATGAAGTGCGCCTCGTCGACGACCATCCCGCGGAAGCCGAGGTCGCCCAGCCAGCCGACGTGCCGGTCGAGGATGTCGTAGTTGACGATGACGACGTCCGCGAAGGCGTCGACCTCGTCGCCGTCGCCGTGCACGACCGTCGCGCGGCGCAGCGGCGTCCACAGGCCGACCTCGCGCGCCCAGTTCGTCTTCACGACGTTCGGCACGACGACGAGCAGCGGGAACGCGTCGGCCGCCTGGGCGGAGAGCAGCGCCTGCGCGGTCTTGCCGAGCCCGGGCTCGTCGGCCAGCAGGAACGTGCGGTGGCCGCGGGCGGCGGCCGCGACGACCTTCGCCTGGTGGGGCATCAGCTCGCGACCGAGCGGCACGGGCACGTGCCGCGGCTCGGGCAGCTCCATGCACGCGGGTGCGCCGGGGCTCGCGTCCTCGAAGGAGCGGAACAGCGGCTCCAGCAGCTCCCAGCCGGCCAGCCGACGGGGCCTGGCCAACCGCTCGGCGGCGGCCTCGAAGTCCGGTGCGAGGAACGGGTTCGCCATCTGCCGGGCGATCGCGGACCGCGGCACGACGCGCTTCTCGACGCCGGGCACCGGCTCGGGCGGGGGCGTGGGCTCGGGCTCCGGGGGCGACTCCAGCCCGCCCTCGCGCATCACGGTCGCCTTGTAGGCGCGGGCGGCGTCGGACACGCGGGCGTCCTCGGAGAGCAGCGCGAGCAGCGACGTGTCGCGGGCGGCGATGCGGGCGAGCATCGTCGCGACGCCGTCGAGCCGCTTGAGCTGCTCGCTGCGCTTGGCCTGGGTCAGCTCGTCGTCCGCCATGACGCGGGCGCGCTCCTCACGGACGAGCAGCGCGACGACCTGGAACTTCGTACGCAGCGCGGGGCGCGTCGGCGGTCGCCGCACGACGTCGTCGACCTCGCGCGCGATGCCGGCGAGGACGGGGATGATCCCCTCCTCGTCGCGTCGCCGGGCGCGGCGGCGCGGTGCGGCGCCGTTCTCGCCCCGGCCACCGCCGGCCGGGCGCGCGCGACCGGACCGGCGCTGGCCAGCTCCTGCCACATCTCCTCCTTCGCACCCGGCCGCCCCGCGCACGCGGTGCGGCGGGCCGTGAAACGGCGGCCGGGAGCGGTCGCCCCGGGTCGCGTCCCGTGTCTCGGACGCGCGCTCGGGCTCGCGACGTGCGACGTCGCAGCTCCGCCTCTGCGTCGGGCGCAGGTCCGTGCCGAGCCGGTGGTGCCACGCCGCCGGACGTCCGGCGCACAGCGCGTCGGCACGATCCGGCCTGGTCCGGCACCGGCTGGTGTGCAGCCTACCGCCGAGTACCTGCGCGGGCGCTCCACCCCTGCGCGCGCCACCCGTCCGCCCGGCACGGGCGCGCGCGGACCTCCGGGACGGGGTCGCCGGCGGCGCGGAGGCGGCCCTCGCCACCGGCGCACGAGCACACCCGGGCCGCGGACGCGCACACGGCAGGGGCCGGGGAGATCGTCCGACCTCCCCGGCCCCTGCCGTCATGTCCGTCGCGGACCGTGCCCGGTCCGGTCGGTCACCTCCGCTCGAGCGCCGCCACCGCGGCGACGAGACGGTCGGTCGCCGCGCTGACGTCCGCCTGCCGGCCGTCCTTGCGCAGGACGTGCTGCGCCTTCGCCAGCGCCGCCTTCACCGCCGCGACGCTCCTGCCGGTGTAGACCTTGCCCCGCAGGTCGAGCGCGGCCGCCTCGGCGACGGTCCGCTCCAGCCGCGAGGTGTCGACGATGGACCGGCGCAGCCCGAGCCAGCGCTCGGGGTCGGCGCTGGCGGCCGCACCGAGCTTCTCGGAGAAGTCGCTGTTGAAGATCAGCGGGTTGTGGGTGGACCGCCAGCTGCGCTGGTCCGTCAGACCCCAGAACGTGACGCGGTGGATGTCCGTCGAGTACTTCTTGTAGACGGCGAAGTACTCCGCGAACCGCTGCGCCTGGATCGCCTCCAGCTCGGCGCGGTTGCTGATCTTGCCGACCCAGTAGTCGAACTCGCCGCGGGAGATGCGGTCCTTCACCGACGGGTCGGTCAGGTCGCGGTACTGGGACCGGTCGTCGCCCTCGGGCTGGCCGTTCCACGCCTCCCACACCTGCAGGTCGAGCTCGCTGATGCTGACGTCGAAGCCCGCCTCGATGATCAGCTGGATGGACCGCTCCACCGACGCCTCGTCGGAGCACGCGCCCGGCTGCCACTCCTCCGCCGCGTCGTTCACGAGGCGCGGCAGCCGCGTGAGGCTCGAGCAGGCGAACGCCGGCGTCTGGTTGATGTAGTTGTGCGACTGCATCCCGATCGCCTCGACGAGCGGGCGCGGGTCCTCCGGGTGCTCGGCGGCGTAGCGGGCGTTGAGGTCGGTCGCCATCGCGATGATCGCCTGCGCCTTGCCCTCGGACTGGAAGACGTTGAAGTCGTTGTACTCCAGCCGCGTCTGCGGGTCGTAGGTGCGGGCGAGGACGAACGCGTCGTAGAGGAAGTCGGACGGGTGCTCGCCCGCGGCCGCGTCGGCGCCGTTCGCGTAGGCGCTGTACCAGTTCGAGAACCCGCCGTTCGGGCCGCCGCGCAGGAAGTCGCGCCAGTCCTGCGTCGCGGGGTCGAACTCGGCGAGGCCGTCGACGAACGCCTCGTTGACGACGTCCCAGGAGACGGCGCGGCCCTGGAAGTGCGTCAGCACCTCGCGGACGTACCGCTCCATGTTGGCCCGGGCCTGCTCGCGGGTGCCGCCGGTCGGCCCGCTGTTGATCCGCGGCGGCGACTGCCCGTGCCACACCAGCACGTGCCCGTGCACGTCCATGCCGCGCGCGAGCGTCTGGTCGACGAACGCGTCGGCCTCGTCCCAGCGGAAGGTGAACTCCCCGGTGACGGGGTCGATGTTGTCGTTCGGCAGCAGCTGGTCCGGCTTCATGGCGTTCTCGGCCGTCATGACGCTGTAGTGCTTGGCGATGGTCGCCGAGCTGGGCGAGCCCTCCGCGTAGGTGTCGAGACCGGACCAGATGTTGCCGACGTCGAAGTAGTCCCGGTAGGCCTTCTTCAGCGAGGCCATCTCGTGGCGGAACGTGGTCTCGAGGACGACGTCGCCCTCCGGCATGGTGAACGAGTCGACCCGGGCGCCGATCCAGCCGAGCTCCTCGGACGTCCACCCGCCCCACACCTGGTGCCGGCCGGGCGTCGCCGTCAGCTCGACCGTCTCGCCGGCCTCGTAGCTGCCGGCCCCGGTGACCTTGCCCTTGCCGTGGACGCGGATCTCGACGTCGAAGGTGTCGTCGACGTACGCGTACGCCGGGGCGGTGACGCCGACCGCGGCGAGGGCGAGCGCGACGGCCGCCCCGATCCTGCGCGGAGCCCTGCGGGCGTCCGCCCCTCCTGGTGCACCGTCACGACGCTGTGTGGCACGCCATCTCATGTTGCGCTTCCTCTCGACTGCGGCTCCGAAAGTCGGCGTGGCCGCGCCCGAGCGCGGTCCGCCGCCGACGTCCCTGTGCATGCTCGTCCGCGGCGCCCGTGCCGCCGACGCTGGCGGACGAGGCGCGCGGACCCCACCCCTGCTCGTGCCCCTGCAACGTTGTAGGGGCGTCTGGTTTGCCGTGAACGCCGCTTTGAGGCGTGGGTCACAACGTAAGGAGGGGGCCGGGGGACGTCAAGGAGTCGGGGCGTTCGTCCCAGGGACGAGTTGCGACGCGCGGGCCGCAACTCTCGCGCCGGGGCCCCGTGCGCAGGTGCTTACCGGCCGCCCGTGATCGACCGGTGCCGCTGCTGCACGCCCGCCGCGCCGTACGGGTAGTCGTCGACCCGGGGCGCGCTGGCCTCGCTGAGCCGCGCGACCGCCTCGGGCTCGAGGACGAGGTCCGCCGCGCCGAGGTTGTCGTCGAGCTGGTCGACGGTCCGGGCGCCGAGGATCACCGACGTCACCGCCGGCTGCTGCGCCAGCCACGCGAGCGCCACCTGCGACATCGACGCGCCCTGCGCGTCGGCGACCTCGCGGACGGCGTCGACCACCTGCCACGTCCGCTCGTCGGCGTTGCGGGCGGCCCACGCCTCCATCCCGCGCTGGGGGTTCTCGCCGAGGCGCGTCGCGCCCGTGGGGTCGACGTCGCGCTGGTACTTGCCGGTGAGCCAGCCGCCGGCGAGCGGCGACCACGGCAGCAGGCCCAGGCCGGCGTCGAGCGCCGCGGGGACGACCTCGTGCTCGATGTCGCGGACGAGGAGGTTGTACTGCGGCTGCAGCGTCACCGGCGGCGCCCAGCCGTGGGCGCGGGCGACGTGGACCGCCTTCGTGAGCTGCCAGCCGAGGTAGTTGGAGAAGCCGTAGGAGGAGATCTTGCCGGCGGTGACGGCGTCGTCGAGGAAGCGCAGAGTCTCCTCGACCGGGGTGAGGGCGTCCCAGGCGTGCACCTGGTAGAGGTCGACGTGCTCGACGCCGAGGCGGCGCAGGGACGCGTCGAGCGCGTCGCGCAGGTGGCGGCGCGAGAGGCCCAGGTCGTTGGGCCCCTCCCCCATCGGGAACCGGCCCTTGGTCGCGAGGACGACCTGACGCGCCTCCGTCGGGTGCTGCGCCAGCCAGCGGCCGATGATCTCCTCCGAGACGCCGGCGCTGTACACGTCGGCGGTGTCGACGAGGGTGCCGCCCGCCTCGACGAACCGCGTGAGGATCGCGTGCGACGTCTCCTCGTCCGCCTCCGCGCCGAACGTCATGGTGCCGAGCGTCTGCGTGGAGACGACGGTGCCGCTGCAGCCGAGCGTGCGGTACTGCATGGGAGTCCTCCTGGGTGGGCGCGGGTGCCGACCCTGCCCACTCCACCACCGCCGGGTACCGGCGGCGAGCGGGCGGGGGCTCAGCGGCCGCCTGCCGCCGCCGCGCGCAGCCGCGCGAGGCCCTCGTCGATCGTCACCTCGGGGCGCCACCGCAGGTCGGCGCGCGTGCGCCGCTGGTCGAACCAGTGGGCGGTCGAGAGCTGCTCGGCGAGGAACCGCGTCATCGGCGGCTCGTCCTGCCCCGGACGCACCCGCCACACCGCCTCGACCGCGCCGCCTGCGGCGCGCGCCAGCCCGGCGGGGACGCTCCAGCGCGGGGCCGGCGCCCCGGCGGCGGCGCAGATCCCCGCGAGCATCTCGGCCACCGGGCGCGGCTCGCCGTTGGTCACGACGTAGGCGTTGCCGTGCACCGCGTCGTCGTCGGCCCGCTCGAGCGCCGCGGCGATCGCGGCGGCCGCGTTGTCGACGTAGGTGGTGTCGATGAGCGCGCGGCCGCCGTCGAGCAGCGGCAGGCGGCCCGCCCGGGCCCGCGCGACGATGCGGGCGACCAGCTGGGTGTCGCCCGGACCCCAGACCAGGTGCGGGCGCACGGCGACGACGCGCATGCGGTCGCCGTCCGCCGCGAGGGCCGCGAGCTCCGCGCGCGCCTTCGTCCGGGCGTAGTCGCCGCGGGCGCGCTCGGGGTCCGCCGGCCGGGCGTCGTCGCCGACGATCGAGCGGCCGCTGTGCGCGACGGACGGCGAGGACACCTGCACGAAACGGGTGGCACCCGCACGGGCGGCGGCACCGAGGAGCCGCTCGGTCCCGTGCACGTTGACGCGCTCGAAGTCGGCCGGGTCACCTGCGAGGGAGACCTTGGCGGCGAGGTGGACGACGCCGTCGACGCCGGCGACCGCCCGCGCGACGTCGTCCGCCGACGTCACCGAGCCGCGCACGTCCTCGACGCCCGGCACGGCGCTCGGGCGACGCTGGAACGTGCGCACCTCGTGGCCCGCGGCCAGCACGCGCGCGGCGACCGCGCGGCCGAGGAGCCCGCTCGCGCCCGTCACCAGGACTCTCACGGCCGGCGCACCTTTCCCCCGGACAGCACGTCCTCAGCGCAGCGCGCGAGCCGGGTGCGGTCGATCTTCGAGTTGTGCCGCACGTCCGTGGGCAGGTCGGGCACCACGAGGACCGCGGCGAGCGGCGCGTCCACCGCGGCGCGGACGGCGTCGGCCAGCTCCGCGGGCGCCAGACCCGGGCGACGCGTCCGCGGCCGGGTCTCGACGACGGCGACGAGCAGCTGCGTCCCCCGGGGCCCGATCCCCACGACGCCCGCACGCTCCACGGCCGGGACCCGCTCGACCCGCTGTTCGAGGCCCACGGGGGTGACCACGCCGTCGGCCGTGGTGACGACGTGGGCGAGGCGTCCCTCGACCCACAGCCGGCCCCCGGCGTCCAGGTGGCCGACGTCGCCCGTGCGGTGCCACCGGTCGCCGGGGACGTCCCGGGCCGCCGCGCGGTCCGTCAGGTGCAGGCGGAAGTAGCCGTCCTTGAGGTGCGGGGCGCTGACGAGGATCTCGCCCGTCCGACCCGGCTCGGTGGTCGGCTCGCCGGTCGCGGCGCCGTCGTCGTCGAGCGGGCTGATGCGCACCTGCGTGGTCGCGGTGGGGCGTCCCACGCAGACCCCGCCCGGGTAGCCGTCGGCCCGGGCGGCGGTCGCCTCGCGGATGCCCGCGAGGGTCGCGTCCGTCATGAGCAGCCCCTCGGTCATGCCGTACGGCGTGTGGGGCTCCGCGTTCGGCATGAGGCGGCCGGCGGCGGCGAGCAGGTGCTCGGGCACCGGGGCGCCCGCCGAGAGGAAGGTCCGGACGCGGGCGAGTGCGGCGTGGTCCGCGGGGGTCAGGTCGTCGGCCGTCGCGACCACGTTCGCCAGCGCCGCCGGGGACAGGAAGAGGACCGTCGCGTCCACGGCCGCGGCCGCGGCCGCCACGGCCGGGGCGGTGAGCGTGCGCGGGGAGGTGACGTCCATGTCCGGCGTCACCGACCGTGCGCCCAGCGCCGGTGCGAGCAGCGCGAAGGGCGCGAAACCCGCGACGAGGCCCGTGCCGGGGCCGAGGTCGTACTGCGCGCGCAGCGCGCCGGCCACCGCGGCGAGCTGGCGGTGGGTGTAGACGACGCCCTTGGCCGGGCCGGTGGAGCCGGAGGTGAACAGCACCGCGGCGGTCGCGTCGGGGCTCGGCTCGGCGGGGAGGTCGACGCCGCGCCCGGCGTCCACGAGGTCGACGAGAGCGTGATCGACACCCAGCGCGCGGGCGAGCGCGGGAGGGAGCGGCGTGGTGGAGATCCGCTGGCCGGGCCAGCCGAGGGCGCAGGCGGCCGTGAGACCGCGCAGCTCTCCGACGACGTGGTCGGGCCGGGCACCGCGGACGGCCCGCGTCAGGCCCTTCACGCCCAGGCCGGCGTCGGCCACGACGACGACGGCGCCGATCCGCAGGCAGGCGTACAGGACGGCGGTCAGGTCCGCACCGGGCGGGACGAGCAGGGAGACGCGGTCCCCGGGCCGCACGCCGACGGCGGTGAGACCGGCGGCCAGCTCGCGGATGCGGCGGGCAAGCAGCGACCAGGTGACGACGCGCGGTCCCGCGCCGCCGGGCGGCGCCATCTCGACCAGGGCCGTCTGCGTGCTGTCGCGCTGCTCGTCGAGGTGGTGCCACAGGGGCTCGTAGAGCGGCGCGGACGTGGCTGCCGGGGGGTCCACAGGCGGGACGTCGGCTGGCCGGGCGTCGGAGCCGGCCGGGGCGCCGGTGCCGGCCGTCGCGCCGGCGAGCCAGTCGAGCGCCGCGCTCGCGTAGTCGACGTCCTCGGCGACGAGGTGCCCGGCGCCCTCGAACCGGTGCACGTCGGCGTGCGGCAGGCGGTCGACGAGGTCGTCCAGGTACTGGTCGCCGAAGACGGGGTCGCTCGGGCCCCAGAGCAGCAGCGCCGGGACGTCCAGCCCGCGCACCCCCGCCGCGACGCGGTCGAGCTCGGCGGCGCTGGGGTGCGCGGCCGTCACGGGGATGTCCGCGACGAAGCCGCCGATGCCCCCGCGGCGCTCGGCCCCCGGTACGGCGCGCGGTAGGCCTCGCGGACCGGTCGGGGCAGGCGCGGGCGGGCGAGCGCGAGCGTCGTCTCGAGGAAGGCCGGCGTCGCGACGGTCGCCGCACCCAGGACCCCCGGGCGCAGCGCGAGCCGCAGCGGGGCCGGCACCCGCAGGTGCGCCGGCTGGTGCACGGCGGTGTTGAGCAGGACGACTCCCGCGAGCAGGTCCGGGTGGTCGACGGCCCAGCCGAGGCTGATGACGCCGCCCCAGTCGTGCCCCACCGTGACGACGGGGCCGGCGAGGCCGAGCGCGGTCGTGAGGTCGTCCAGGTCCGCGATTCGCTGCGGCAGCCCGCGCGGCGACCCGGTGCGCTGGGAGAAGCCCATCTCGAGCTGGTCGACGGCCACCACCCGCCACACCTGTCCCCCGGCCGCGGCCCGGTCGGTCGCCGCCGAGAGCAGGCGACGCCACAGGTAGGACCACGTGGGGTTGCCGTGCACGCACAGCAGGGTGCCGACCGGCTCGACGCCGAGCCGGGCGAGGTGGTCGGCGTTGTCCAGCAGGTGCCACGTGCGGCTGTCGGGGCCCGCCGCGACGAGGCGCGAGAAGGACGGGTCGAGGCCGTCGAGGCCCCGCGGCGGCAGCGAGGCGGGTGCGGTCGCCCCGGCTGCGGCCGGCAGCGCGCCGATCACCAGGCGATCTCCGTCATCGCCGTGTTGATGCCGGAGCCCACACCCATGAGCAGCACGCGGTCGCCGGGCGCGAGGTGCCGCGCCTCCTCCGCGAGGGTCATGGGGATCGAGGCAGGACCCACGTTGCCGTACCGCGGGTAGGTGAGCGGCACACGGCTGCGGTCGAGGCCCGCGGCCTTCACGATCGCGTCCGTGTGGACGTCGGAGACCTGGTGGAGGACGTAGCGGTCCATCGACGCCCAGCTCCAGTCCTTCCTCGCCTCCTTCCACGCGGCCATGACGAGGTCGAGCCCGCCCTTGAGCAGTGCCTTGGCGTCGGTGAACATCCCGTTCACGCTGCCCACGCACAGCTCGTTGAACTGCGTCGCCGCGCGCGTCACCCCGCCCAGGATCCGGTGGCCCTCGGGGTGGGCGTCGGCCGGCCCGATCACCGCGGCGACAGCGCCGGAGCCGAGGGTCAGGCTCGGAAACTCGCGCATGAAGTCCCGGCGCGTCACCCCGGGCTGGTTGAGCCGGTCGATCGTGATGTCCTGGATCTCGTCGGCGTCCTCGCCGTCGACGACGACGGCGTAGCGGATCTGCCCCGCGTCGATGAGCTGCGCCGCGAGCGTCATCCCGTTGACGAAGCCGAGGCACGCGTTCGCGAGGTCGAAGTTGACGGCCGACGGCGGCAGGCCCATGCCGTGGTGCAGACGCACCGCCACCGAGGGCTCGAGGTGCTTACGGGTGACCGAGGTGTTGATGAGCATCCCGACGTCGCCCGGGTTGACGCCCGCCTCTGCGAGGGCCTTCTCGCCCGCCGCCACCGCGGCGGCGTCGAAGCTCTGGCCCTCGGCCCAGTTGCGGCGCTCGTGCACACCGGCGACCCGCTGGAGCAGGCCGGTGGGCAGCCGCAGGCGGTCCAGCACGGGCGCGAGGCGACGGTCGATGTCCGCCGACGTCGTCACGCGCTCCGCCACCGTCGTCGCCAAGGACAGCAGTGCCGCGTTGCGGTGGACCGACGTCGCGTTGCCCCTCACACCCACCCCTCCCGTGGCGCGCACCGGGCCGCGCCGACCGCACGATCGTGCACCTGCCTGGGCGGCGGCGCCTTCCGAGGCAACGGCGAGCGGGGTGCGCGCGTTCCAGAAGTCCGGTCGTGCCCCGTCAGCGGGGTGCCGGCGAGCATCTGCTGCCGGCGGTGCGTCCCGGCGAGATCGGGCGCGCACGGTGCACGTCCCCCCGCGTCCGGGAGGGGCCTGGTGCACGAGTAGGTGACACCCACCTGTGGCGCCGTGGGCGTCGCTGGAACGATGTGCACCGTGCCCAGGCCCTATCCCAAGGAGTTCCGCGACGACGTCGTGGCCGTGGCTCGCCGCGGGGACGCTCCGATCAAGCAGGTCGCAGCCGACTTCGGGATCGCCGAGTCGTGCCTGCGCAACTGGCTGCGTGACGCCGACGTCGAGGGCGGCAACCGTCCGGGCGTGCCCCGCACCGAGTCTGCCGAGCTGCGTGAGGCGAACCGAAGGATCCGGCTGCTCGAGCAGGAGAACGAGGTCTTGCGTCGCGCGGCGGCGTACTTGTCGCAGGCGCACCTGCCGGGAAAAGGCTCTACCCGCTCGTGAGCGAGCTCGCCGCCGACGGCATCCCCGTCGCGGTGACGTGCCGGGTCCTCAAGCTCTCCAGACAGCCCTACTACCGCTGGCTCGCGGCACCGGTCGGTGCCCGCGAGTTCGACGAGGCGCACCTGGCCAATGCGTTGTTCGACGCTCACCGGGATGACCCGGAGTTCGGCTACCGGCTCCTGGCCGACGAGGCCGCCCGCGCGGGGCATCAGGCGTGTGACCGGCGTGTGTGGCGAATCTGCGCCGAGAACCGCTGGTGGTCGGCGTTCGGCAAGAGACGGGTCAGGGGTGGCAAGAAGGCTGGTCCGCCGGCCCACCACGACCTCGTGCTGCGCCAGTTCCGGGCCGACGCGCCGAACCGGTTGTGGCTGTGGGACATCACCGAACACCCCACGGCCGAGGGCAAGGTCTACCTCTGCGCGATCAAAGACGTGTTCTCCAACCGAATCGTCGGCTATTCGATCAGCGACCGCATGACCTCACGCATCGCGGTGAACGCTCTGGTCAGCGCCGTGCAGCGACGCCAGGACGTGACCGGCTGCGTGGTCCACAGCGACCGCGGCAGTCAGTTCCGCAGCCGGAAAGTCGCCCGAGTCCTGGCGCTCCACGACCTCGTCGGGTCGATGGGGCAAGTCGCCTCCGCAGGCGACAACGCGGCCATGGAGTCGTTCTTCTCCTTGCTGCAGAACAACGTCCTGAACCGGCGACGCTGGGCCACCCGCGAGGACCTGCGAATCGCGATCGTGACCTGGATCGAGAGGACCTATCACCGCCGCCGACGCCAAGCCCGACTCGGCCGGCTGACACCCATCGAGTTCGAGACCATCATGACCACTCAGGTCGCACTCGCCGCCTGAGTCGAACTGTCACCCACTCGTGCACCAGGCCCTTGCGATCGGCCACTGAGGAGGGACTGGGCTGTGCGTGCATACGACAACGCGATGAAGTTGGTCGACGCAGTGTTCTTCGTCGAGCCGGCCGACGACCGACTGACCGTCGTACTGGAGAGTCGGGGGCCACAGCGGAATCCCGACTACAGCCACGCGCTCGACCTGATACTCAGTCGCCTGGCTCGCCTCGACACGAGGCTGATCGACGCCTGGGTTGATTCCCGGGTGACACGCCAGCTGGCGCCGGAGGCGCGTCGAGTCATCGAAGGGCCACTGCGCCTCGACCCAAGCCTCGACGCCGCCAGGCTCCGAACTCGTTTGACCACGGCGGCGGCGCGTGTCGGTCGCCGACCCAACGCCAGCGGCCCTGGCAACCCCACAAAGCGCCTCCGCTTGGCGGTTGAGGTCCCAGGCTTCGGTTCGTCTGACGCAGATCGGCTCGAAGAGACCCTGGCGCGTCCGACTGGAGTGTCCAAGTTGTTCGAGGTCGATGCAGCCGACCTCCTCCGAGACTTTATCGGGGTGGAGCTCACCACGGTGAGGGGACAGGTCAACAGGATACTCGGCGTCCGGCCACCAATCGCTTTGGTGGCGACAGGCCGCTCGCCAGAGGGCGCGGCCGTGCAGGTTGCCGACGTGGCCGGCGCGCTTGAGACGCTAAACGAGGAAGGCTCGGTCGAGCTCAGCACGGAGGCCGTGGGCTACAGGAGCGGGTTCATCGGCGCCCTGCTTCGCGAGTTGCCTGACACGAGGATCGAGCACTCCTCCCCGCCGCGGATCGTCTACGACCCCCGTCACCGTCACGCCACAGATCCCACTAGCGACGAGACGTCACGAACGCCGGCGCCGGGACCCTTCCAGGGCGACCTGGACCGACCGATCACGGCGCGTCAACGCAGAGAGCAACGCAAGCTCCGCAGAGCCCTCTTGGCAGGCCGGGACGAAGCGCCTTGTGCGGTGTGCGGAGACATCTTCCCGGCGCGGTTCCTTTGGGCGTCACACATCAAGCGCCGCTCAGTCG includes these proteins:
- a CDS encoding MsnO8 family LLM class oxidoreductase, which gives rise to MTDQPRLSLLDRSRTRAGEDDAAALRGTVARASRVEGLGYDRFWVAEHHGVPGVAGSAPAVLLAAVAGATTRIRIGSAGVMLPHHQPLVVAEQFTTLAAFAPGRVDLGLGRSPGFTAPVRRALRQVDRDFAADLAELRAYLDGTAEITLRPQPVAPVPMYVLATGRGLQVAAELGLPVVVGGPVLGVAGDPEPGLAALAGYRRDFRPSAQLAEPWVAISLDVLVADTDAEAADLLLPEAWAMALSRTTGEFPPLEPVAAVRAARRTARQQQYLDETAAAAVAGSPAHVEARLAELLERTGAAELVAAGSTYDRSALAASDAALARLLG
- a CDS encoding DEAD/DEAH box helicase, whose amino-acid sequence is MAGAGQRRSGRARPAGGGRGENGAAPRRRARRRDEEGIIPVLAGIAREVDDVVRRPPTRPALRTKFQVVALLVREERARVMADDELTQAKRSEQLKRLDGVATMLARIAARDTSLLALLSEDARVSDAARAYKATVMREGGLESPPEPEPTPPPEPVPGVEKRVVPRSAIARQMANPFLAPDFEAAAERLARPRRLAGWELLEPLFRSFEDASPGAPACMELPEPRHVPVPLGRELMPHQAKVVAAAARGHRTFLLADEPGLGKTAQALLSAQAADAFPLLVVVPNVVKTNWAREVGLWTPLRRATVVHGDGDEVDAFADVVIVNYDILDRHVGWLGDLGFRGMVVDEAHFIKNKTSQRSQHVLALSERIRERTARPLLMALTGTPLINDIEDFRAIWQYLGWIDDEKPLGRLMTALEDTGLTPADRGFSAAARAAVIDMGIVRRRKADVVADIPARRVADLPVELDGAAGRSVRAAEEALARRLVSRYRAALEARDGGGAVVHGVDRELARRVAAAELKDSSSKTGGDNVFTMVRRIGQAKAGLAADYAAQLARNVGKVVFFAKHVDVMDAAEQTFADRGIRYASIRGEQTTRVREKNIKAFVEDPEVQVVVCSLTAAGVGLNLQVASNLVLAELSWTYAEQTQAIDRVHRIGQAEPVTAWRVIAAQTIDARIAELIDSKSGLAARALDGAAEEDVTSSADVQVDALVGLLTDALSDGVA
- a CDS encoding endo-1,4-beta-xylanase, with the protein product MRWRATQRRDGAPGGADARRAPRRIGAAVALALAAVGVTAPAYAYVDDTFDVEIRVHGKGKVTGAGSYEAGETVELTATPGRHQVWGGWTSEELGWIGARVDSFTMPEGDVVLETTFRHEMASLKKAYRDYFDVGNIWSGLDTYAEGSPSSATIAKHYSVMTAENAMKPDQLLPNDNIDPVTGEFTFRWDEADAFVDQTLARGMDVHGHVLVWHGQSPPRINSGPTGGTREQARANMERYVREVLTHFQGRAVSWDVVNEAFVDGLAEFDPATQDWRDFLRGGPNGGFSNWYSAYANGADAAAGEHPSDFLYDAFVLARTYDPQTRLEYNDFNVFQSEGKAQAIIAMATDLNARYAAEHPEDPRPLVEAIGMQSHNYINQTPAFACSSLTRLPRLVNDAAEEWQPGACSDEASVERSIQLIIEAGFDVSISELDLQVWEAWNGQPEGDDRSQYRDLTDPSVKDRISRGEFDYWVGKISNRAELEAIQAQRFAEYFAVYKKYSTDIHRVTFWGLTDQRSWRSTHNPLIFNSDFSEKLGAAASADPERWLGLRRSIVDTSRLERTVAEAAALDLRGKVYTGRSVAAVKAALAKAQHVLRKDGRQADVSAATDRLVAAVAALERR
- a CDS encoding aldo/keto reductase yields the protein MQYRTLGCSGTVVSTQTLGTMTFGAEADEETSHAILTRFVEAGGTLVDTADVYSAGVSEEIIGRWLAQHPTEARQVVLATKGRFPMGEGPNDLGLSRRHLRDALDASLRRLGVEHVDLYQVHAWDALTPVEETLRFLDDAVTAGKISSYGFSNYLGWQLTKAVHVARAHGWAPPVTLQPQYNLLVRDIEHEVVPAALDAGLGLLPWSPLAGGWLTGKYQRDVDPTGATRLGENPQRGMEAWAARNADERTWQVVDAVREVADAQGASMSQVALAWLAQQPAVTSVILGARTVDQLDDNLGAADLVLEPEAVARLSEASAPRVDDYPYGAAGVQQRHRSITGGR